One window from the genome of Crassostrea angulata isolate pt1a10 chromosome 2, ASM2561291v2, whole genome shotgun sequence encodes:
- the LOC128172220 gene encoding uncharacterized protein LOC128172220 translates to MVYWVLSFLCVGLMPTDARHFETAQKSQASSSNDHQTKEPPLFPVIHMDINSLKPLPAFDEPIDHIRKRISKHNRNQHVSTPLQPAQTGGQTVKNNNIPMPQHATGPIMAQPPNRVAAPPLHIRPPGAMNSPQQFIHRQPVAQQPVMQQVANSNHFPNRQVTRVPQIQSGPVFHPPMVLNPAMSGKNRASPHVVIQTPPHQNARPIQTQPIQQFQSLPNQPYLINVQPMPINLNQLPINSLPQNLQMPIMGMNQIRNQPLVMLQRPALINTAPQNIQMMQGPIANGQSMMGPLSIQQPLIQNNKAAVPQMVLTNGILNKIKSIQNPASVVPSPNLVLKTPAMIEQLKPAVEKQQVNNNTSTDSKPKIPQVVVHQKGNSFKAPNILVKNNAKKIHNTNQGQKAPAPKPATNIDIDKVIQQNTALTSVNQNLMKMVLDKLKHTTINMLKGRLNNMASGASQSSSLKQFQNKIVKTDSRISNSPIHLMNNAATRLGVLSGFPASLDPKPVSVSFKPSVGKNIPEAPATGTIAPRTIEIVHQNLNRTMPNNMTLEPFTATTHKKNGKMSIMLTSKHTGNRPIVIEAATGNILVSHVKGPDGNAQFVIQHARETTSTSSSTSTTTTPAAVTEEVEIEAEDIITTTTSTTSTTSTTLPTTTSTGFNSVTTTVPIG, encoded by the exons ATGGTTTACTGGGTGCTCTCCTTTCTATGTGTTGGATTAATGCCAACTGATGCTCGCCATTTTGAAACTGCACAG AAATCACAAGCGTCGTCCAGCAATGATCACCAAACAAAAGAACCCCCACTCTTCCCGGTCATTCACATGGATATAAATAGCTTGAAACCACTTCCGGCTTTTGACGAACCTATCGACCACATCCGGAAAAGGATCAGCAAACATAACCGTAATCAGCACGTGAGCACCCCGCTCCAACCAGCACAGACCGGTGGACAAACggttaaaaacaacaacattccAATGCCGCAACATGCAACGGGACCTATAATGGCGCAACCTCCTAACCGTGTTGCTGCACCGCCTCTTCATATCCGCCCACCGGGAGCGATGAATTCTCCTCAACAGTTCATTCACCGGCAACCTGTTGCTCAGCAACCTGTCATGCAGCAAGTTGCGAATAGCAACCACTTTCCCAATCGACAGGTCACACGTGTTCCACAAATCCAAAGCGGCCCCGTATTCCACCCGCCAATGGTTCTAAACCCTGCGATGAGCGGGAAAAACCGCGCGAGTCCTCATGTTGTGATTCAAACTCCGCCCCATCAGAACGCTCGGCCTATACAAACTCAACCAATTCAACAGTTCCAGTCTTTACCTAATCAACCATATCTGATAAATGTCCAGCCTATGCCCATCAACTTGAATCAATTACCTATTAACAGTCTGCCGCAAAATCTACAAATGCCAATAATGGGAATGAACCAAATACGAAACCAGCCTCTGGTCATGCTTCAACGACCGGCACTTATAAACACTGCTCCACAAAACATTCAAATGATGCAGGGTCCGATTGCAAATGGACAATCAATGATGGGACCACTCAGCATTCAACAACCTTTGATTCAGAACAACAAAGCCGCTGTCCCGCAAATGGTGTTAACCAATGGTATCTTGAATAAAATTAAGTCCATCCAGAATCCAGCTTCTGTTGTTCCCAGTCCAAACTTAGTGCTGAAAACCCCTGCAATGATTGAACAACTCAAACCAGCTGTTGAAAAACAACAAGTCAATAATAACACCAGTACCGACAGCAAGCCAAAAATTCCACAAGTCGTGGTCCATCAGAAGGGAAACAGCTTCAAGGCTCCAAACATTTTGGTGAAAAACAACGCAAAAAAGATTCACAATACAAATCAAGGACAAAAGGCACCGGCCCCCAAACCTGCCACTAACATTGATATTGATAAAGTAATCCAGCAAAACACAGCTCTGACGTCAGTCAACCAGAACCTGATGAAAATGGTTCTGGATAAATTGAAGCACACGACAATCAACATGCTGAAAGGGAGACTCAACAACATGGCGTCTGGCGCATCACAATCAAGCAGTCTTAAACAATTCCAGAATAAGATAGTGAAAACAGACTCAAGAATATCAAACTCCCCCATACACCTTATGAACAACGCAGCTACCAGGCTTGGAGTTCTCAGTGGTTTTCCGGCATCGTTGGATCCAAAACCAGTTTCTGTGTCGTTCAAACCGTCTGTTGGCAAAAATATACCTGAAGCGCCTGCTACTGGAACGATCGCTCCAAGAACTATAGAGATTGTTCATCAGAATTTGAACCGTACCATGCCAAATAACATGACCCTGGAACCGTTTACCGCGACCACGCATAAAAAGAACGGGAAAATGAGTATCATGTTAACATCTAAACACACCGGGAACAGACCAATCGTCATCGAGGCAGCGACCGGCAACATCCTGGTATCACACGTGAAGGGCCCAGATGGTAACGCCCAGTTTGTCATTCAGCATGCGCGGGAAACGACGTCCACCTCTTCATCAACCTCGACGACCACGACGCCCGCCGCGGTCACAGAGGAGGTTGAAATCGAGGCTGAGGACATCATCACCACTACCACCTCGACCACTTCTACCACTTCCACCACTTTACCTACCACCACATCAACAGGCTTCAACAGTGTAACAACGACTGTACCAATTGGCTAG